The Micromonospora violae DNA segment ACGTGAGTCGACCGTCGACGTCCGCGGTGACCCGCGGGCCGTGTGGAGCTTCGCGAAGCTCCACACGGCCCTACGCCGACGGACGCGTCAGCGGTGCGGTTTGGGGGCGATGCGGGGCAGCACGTACGGCGGCCCAGCGAAGATCAGGTCGGACTTCAGTTCGTGGTACGCCCGCTTGGGCTGGTAGTTCTCGTCGTAGATGGTGGCCAGACCCTCCGGCGGGTCGCTGAACCAGCCCGGCACCCAGGAGTGGTTGTCACTGAAACCCCACACCGTGTACGACAGGCAGCTCCGCACCGCGAGGCACGCCTTCATCAGCACGCTGAAGTTGGCGGCCGACGCCTGAAGCCGGGGGTTGATCTCTTCCGAGTTGCCCGCCTGGACGCCTTCCGTCAGCTGGCTGCGGACGTCGACCTCGGTGAACGCGGTCGCGACGCCGAGCCCGCTGAACTTCTTCAGCGCGGCGGTCACCTGGAGGGTGTCGTAGTTGCCGTACTGGGTGCCCAGGTGGCCCTGGGAACCGACGCCGTCGATCGGGACGCCCTGGGCGCGCAGGCTCTTGGTCATGTCGTACACGAACTGGGTCTTGTCGTCGGCCGGGTTGCCCGAGCCGAACGCCTCGATGTTGTAGTCGTTGTAGAACAGCAGGGCCTTGGGGTCGGCCGCCCGTGCCCAGCGGAACGCGTCGGCGATGTAGCCGGGCCCGAGGTTCTGCGCCCAGAAGCCCTTGTAGTGCAGGGTCGACGGAGTGTCCCAGGGGTCGCTGACCGCCTCGTTGACCACGTCCCACTGCCAGATCTTGCCCTTGTAGCGCTTCACGACGGTGGTGATGTGCTTGCGCAGCAGCTCGCGCAACTCCTGCTTGCTGATGGAGCCGTCGGCGACGCCACTGGTCAACCAGGCGGGCAACTGGTTGTGCCAGACCAGTACGTGGCCGCGCACGCTCTGCCGGTTGCGCTTGGCGAACTCGATGAGCTCGTCGGCCGGCGCCCAGTTGTAATTGCCGCGGGTGGGCTCCAGGCTCTCCCACTTCATCGCGTTCTCGGCGGTGACCGAGGCGAACTCGGTGGCGGCCAGCTTGCGGTACTGCGGGTCGCTGGCGTCGTTGAGGGCATCCATGCTCACCGCGGTGCCGACGTGCAGGCCGTGGCGCAGGCCAAGGGCGGCGAGGGTCTGCGTCGTGGGGTCGTACGGCCGACTCGCGGTGGCCGGCACGGCGTTCAACGTCGCGACGGTCGCGACGGCGACCAGGCCGACGGTCGACCACTGTCTCACGTTCATGTGCCTTCCCTTCCAGACGATCAATAGATGAATCTCGATCTAGGAGGTGAGGGTCCGTCCAATGTTGGCGGGCGGGGGCGCCGGCGAGGTTGGTGACGCCGGTAGTTCCGGCCGGAAACCGGAAACTCGCTCGAAACATTAAGCCGGTCAATGTCTGGGCGTCAACGCTGAAAACTTCCGGAAATTCATCACATGAGCTGGGCGGCCCCGAGCGGTGAGCGGTCGAAACTTTCGGCTACCGGCGGTCCGGCGACCGGCTGCCGGCGGCGCAGGGTGCGGCGGACCGACACGTTCGCGCGATGCCGCCATCGGGGCGCACGACGACCGGCATCGTCGACGGGTGGGCCGACGATGCCGGGTGCTGCGGAGAACCGGTCAGCGCAGGCCGGCGAAGAGGTCGTCCTCGGGGGTCGGCGCGCCGGTCCGGTCCCGGACCCGCAGGAACGTCTCCATACCCATCAGCTCGGTGAATCGCTCCTGGCCCAGTTGCAGGAAGAAGATGTTCTCGGTCTGACTCGCGTGCGTAGCCAGCGCGCTGAATTTCTGCACGCCGTACCTGCTCGTGTCCACCCAGGTGGTGATCTCATCGTCGGGCAGGCCGAGCTGCGGCTCCGTCGCGTCCGGCTCGGCCCACTCGACGCCGAGCTCCTTCATGATCCGACCGAACTCCGCGAACGCCGTACGCGGCACCGTGGTCCAGTAGACCTTCGCCGGGACATCGGTCTGCTCGACGGCCGCCATGGTGATCCGATGGGCCTGGATGTGGTCCGGGTGGCCGTAGAAACCGTTCTCGTCGTACGTGACGATGACGTCCGGCTGGTACCGCCGAATCAGCTCCGCGAGTCGGGCCGCCGCCTCCGCCACCGGCGTCGTCCAGAACGCGCCCGGCAGGTCGTTGGTCGGCCAGCCCATCATCCCGGAGTCGGCGTAGCCCAGGGTCTCCAGGTGGGTGACGCTCAGCGCCGCGCAGCTGGCCTCCAGCTCGGCCTGGCGCATCGCCACGACGGCGGCCGGGTCGTGCCCCGCATCGCCCGGCTTGACCCCGCCCGGACCGTCCCCACACCGCCCGTCGGTGCAGGTCACCAGCACGGTGGTAACCCCCTCGGCGGCATAGCGGGCAAGAACGCCGCCGGTGCTCGTCGCCTCGTCATCGGGGTGGGCGTGCACCGCCATCAGGGTCAGAGGTCGCTCAGCCATGCCATCACCCTACGGTCACCCGACCGCGACCCCACGACCTCCACCGGGAACGTCACCGGGGCGTCGGGCGTTCCACCCGCACCGGATCGCCGCGAACCAGCCGGTCGTGGATCCGCCACCGGGCGGTGGTGACGGCCTGCCGCGCCGCCTCGTCGCCGCGCTCGATGCGGTGGCGCAGCAGATCCAGGGCAACCCGGCGGTTGAGGCTGAACTGTCGTTCCTCGTCCACCACGACCACGAGGCCCGAGGGACGGTGGGTCGCGCGTACCGCTGTGCTCGCCTTGTTCCGGTGCTGACCACCCGGCCCGCCGGTACGGCAGGCGACGATGTCGACGTCCGCCTCCCGGAACGACGTCGGCGCAACGTCGCGTTCGGGCGGTTGGGCGGTGACGTACCAGTTCTTCCGGCCGGTGCCCGACCGGTACGGGCTGGGGGCCTGCCAGCACAGCGTCCCGGTCCAGGAGGCCGCGAACGCCTCGGCGTCGACGCCCGAGATCCGGATCAGCACCGACCGGTAGGTGCCGGTGCGGTCACCGGGCACCGCCTGAACCTGCTCGATCGTCAGACCTCGGCGGGTGCCCTCGCCGCGCAGACGGTGCAGCAGCTGACTCAGCGCCCACGCGCATTCCTGCGGCCCACGTCCGGCCGACAGCAGCAGGAGCATGTTCACGACCGGCCTCGTCTGCCGCGGTGGCCCCGCCGGTCCGGTCGTGCCGCGGACCCGAGATCGGGCGTCTTGTAGGTGACCAGGGGAGTCGTGCTGACCACCGGCGTGGCCAACTGGTGCGCCACCAGGTCGGCGATCACCTGCTCGATGCGCTTGTACGCCGTGGGCGCCTCCTCGAAGAGCAGTTGCCGGTCACCGCACACCACCAGCGACCCCACCGGCGTGCGGCGGAGTTCCTCGACCGTGTGCTTGGCCCGGCCCCGCCGCAGGGCGTCGGCGCGCGACATCTTGCGGCCAGCACCATGGGCCACGGAGTGGTTGGCGTCCGGCCCGGCGTGCGCGGCCACCAGGTAGGACGCCGTTCCCCGGGTGCCGG contains these protein-coding regions:
- a CDS encoding endo-1,4-beta-xylanase, giving the protein MNVRQWSTVGLVAVATVATLNAVPATASRPYDPTTQTLAALGLRHGLHVGTAVSMDALNDASDPQYRKLAATEFASVTAENAMKWESLEPTRGNYNWAPADELIEFAKRNRQSVRGHVLVWHNQLPAWLTSGVADGSISKQELRELLRKHITTVVKRYKGKIWQWDVVNEAVSDPWDTPSTLHYKGFWAQNLGPGYIADAFRWARAADPKALLFYNDYNIEAFGSGNPADDKTQFVYDMTKSLRAQGVPIDGVGSQGHLGTQYGNYDTLQVTAALKKFSGLGVATAFTEVDVRSQLTEGVQAGNSEEINPRLQASAANFSVLMKACLAVRSCLSYTVWGFSDNHSWVPGWFSDPPEGLATIYDENYQPKRAYHELKSDLIFAGPPYVLPRIAPKPHR
- a CDS encoding PIG-L family deacetylase, with the protein product MAERPLTLMAVHAHPDDEATSTGGVLARYAAEGVTTVLVTCTDGRCGDGPGGVKPGDAGHDPAAVVAMRQAELEASCAALSVTHLETLGYADSGMMGWPTNDLPGAFWTTPVAEAAARLAELIRRYQPDVIVTYDENGFYGHPDHIQAHRITMAAVEQTDVPAKVYWTTVPRTAFAEFGRIMKELGVEWAEPDATEPQLGLPDDEITTWVDTSRYGVQKFSALATHASQTENIFFLQLGQERFTELMGMETFLRVRDRTGAPTPEDDLFAGLR
- the prfH gene encoding peptide chain release factor H, with translation MNMLLLLSAGRGPQECAWALSQLLHRLRGEGTRRGLTIEQVQAVPGDRTGTYRSVLIRISGVDAEAFAASWTGTLCWQAPSPYRSGTGRKNWYVTAQPPERDVAPTSFREADVDIVACRTGGPGGQHRNKASTAVRATHRPSGLVVVVDEERQFSLNRRVALDLLRHRIERGDEAARQAVTTARWRIHDRLVRGDPVRVERPTPR